CTGCCGCGTCACCCGACGCGGAACGGACCCGGGCGGCCTCGGCGGCCTCGGCGCCGATCACGGCGCGACGCAGCACGCGCACCGCCTGCTGCTGGCCCACCAGGTCGGACCACACCCCGACCAGCGGATGGGCCGGGTCGAAGGGCAGCATCTGGCCGCGCGCCACGGCCGCAGCGGCCCGGACGCGCGCCTCGGCGTCGGAGATCTCCTGGCCTGCCATTGCGCCCCCTGAACTGTTGGATCCCTGTACTGCTGATCATTGACCGGTCATTGCCCCGACCTGCGCCCACCCCGCCCTACTAGCCCCGCCCTACTAGCCCCGACCTGCTGAGCTGGACTGCCGAACTCGGGGTTCCCCTCGATAGTGCCACCTGCCCTGACAGGAATCGGCACCCGCAGGCGGCGGCGTCCGCAATCCGGGGCGACGATCCACCCCACGGGCCCGGCCCACCCGGGCGCAACTCAGCCGATCAGCTGCACACCCAGGCCCCGCAGTCGCTCGCGCACCCGGCCGGCCGCCCATTCGCGTCCCTGCCGCCCGGGCAGCACCAGGTAGCGCTCGGGATCGGCGTTGGCCAGGTCGAGGAAGCCCTGGCGCACGCGACGATGGAACTCCACGCCGGCCTGTTCCAGGCGGTCCTTGTGCTCCTTCATGCCCACCGCCTCGTCGGGATCGAGGTCGAGCAGCACGGTGAGGTCGGGGCGCAGGCCCCGGGTGGCCCAGTCGGCGATGTCGGCCACCTCGCGCAGCTCCAGCACCCGGCCCGCCCCCTGATAGGCCAGCATCGAGTCGAGATAGCGGTCACAGACCACCACCTTGCCCGCGGCCAGCGCCGGCACCACCACCTCATGGAGGTGTTGGGCCTTGTCAGCGGCATAGAGCAGCGCCTCGGCCCGCGGGGCGACGTCGCCGCTCGCCGGGTCGAGCAACAGCTCACGAATGTTGTCGCCAAGGGGCGTACCGCCCGGCTCACGGGTGACCAGGTGCGACACCCCCGCGTCGGCCAGCGCGTCGGCCAGCAGCTCGACCTGCGTCGACTTGCCGACGCCGTCGCCGCCCTCGAAGACGACGAACCATCCCGGATAGCGCCGTGTGCTCATCGGTGGTCCCCCGACGCGGACGGCTTGTTGGACGAGAAGGTCAGCGCGAGCAGCTTGGCCCGCCAGGTGGGCCAGTGGTCCACCAGGTAGCGACGCTCCGCGCCGGTCACCTGCAGCCCGCGCTCCACGGCCCGGCCGGCCGCATAGGCCTGGGCGGGACTCAGCTCGGCGATCTCGTCGTCGGACAGGAGGCCCTCCGGCGGGCGGGCGGCACTGAGCGCCGCCACCACCTTGCCGAGCAACCGCACCATGTGCTTGCGCCGCCCGAACAGGACCCCGGCCACCTCGGTGAGCTGGAGCGCCTGCTCACCGACCGTGAGGGCACGCATCCATTCCTTGCGGGTGATCGACTGCGAGCCGCCACCGCGCGCCTGGTCACGGCCCATCAGGTCACCTCCCACCAGGTCGCCGCGGATCAGCGCGTCGATATGCCCGATCAGGCGCAGCCGGTCACCGCCCAGCCGCTCCCCCAGCACGGCACGGGCGGCGGTGGCGCCGTCCACCGTCAACGGCGGCGTGCGGGTGGCCGCCTCCAGGGCGTCCAAGAGGTCCAGGTAGTCGTCATGGGCGAGCACATGGCCATCGGGATCGGGGCCCAGGGCGTCCAGCCGGCGCAATTGCTCGTCACGCCAGGCCGGTTGCAGCAGGCCCGACAGGGCCTCGAGCTCGTCGCGCAGGCCGGCCAGTGCGACCACCAGCGCGGTGGCGTCGCCCACCTCGCCGCTGCGCAGTGCCAGGTCGTTGGTGATCACCTCGCGCGCCCGTCGGGCCAGCACCCATCCGACGAAGGCATCGAGGCTGCCGCCGGCCGGGCGCTCACCGGGCAGGGCATCGTCGCGGCTTGCCGCCACCGCCTGCTCGAACAGATGGGGCAGCGCGTCGACACGCTGCGCGCCGATGGCCTCGAAACGCTCGATGATGAAGGCGCGACGCTGCGGGTCCAGCCCGGCGACGTCGATCGCCACCTGGCGGAAGCGGCCGGCGGCCACGCCCCGGCGACGCACCACGATCCGGTCTGAGGTCAGCGTGGCCACCACTGTGCCGTGGTCGTCGATCACCGCGTAGCGCACCCGCATCCGGGTGGCGACCACCACGGGACGCAGGGCATTGCGTCCACGGAAGGGGCGGGTCAGGTCGGCCACCTCGTCGGGCAGCTCGGCCTCCACGCCCACCGGGTCGTCGCGTTCGGCCGGCAGCCACGGCGTCCAGTCCGGACCCCAGACGAACCACTCGCCGTGGTCACCATAGCTCTGCTGGGCCACCTTCACCCCGGCGCGCTGCAGGCGCTCGTCGGCGGTGTCCATGAGGGTCACCGTGGCGGGCGGCAGGTGCTCCGGGTCGCGGGGCACCACCCGGTCGAGCGCCAGGCCGATGTCGGTGAGCAACGGCGATTCCACATGCCAGGGCAGCTGGAAGTACCAGGTGGCCCGCTTCTTCGACATGCTCGCTCCTTGTCGCCCGCGACGCCGGGTGCGCCGGCGCAGGTCAGTTCGTCGACGTGGTGGCTGACTTCTTCGCCGCCGGCTTCTTCGCGGCCGGCTTGGCGGTGGACGCCGAGGACGTAGCCTTCTTGGCCGCTGGCTTCTTCGCTGCCGGCTTCTTGGCAGCTGCCGTCTTCTTGGCCGGAGCCTTCTTCGCCGTCGCCTTGCGGGTGGTGCGCTTCTTCGGCGCCGGACCCTTGGCCCGCTTCTCGGCCAACAACTCTGCGGCGCGGTCGAGCGTGATCGCCTCCACCGAATCAGCCTTGCGCAGGGTCGCGTTGTACTCACCATCGGTGACATAGGGGCCGAAACGGCCGTCCTTCACCACCACCGGCTTGCCCGAATTCGGGTCCTCGCCCAGCTCACGCAAGGGGGCCGCCGCCTGCCGCCCACGCCTCTTCGGTTGGGCGAACAATTCGGCCGCCTGCTCCATCGTCGTGGTGAAGATCGACTCCTCACTGGGCAGTGAGCGCGTGTCGGAACCCTTCTTCAGGTAGGGGCCATAGCGTCCGTTCTGGGCGGTCACCTGCTCCTCGCCCTCACCACCGACCACGCGCGGCAGCGACAACAGCTTCAGCGCGTCGTCAAGGGTCACCGTGGCCGGATCCATCGTGCGGAACAGGCTGGCCGTGCGCGGCTTGACCTTCGACTTCTTCGCTGCGGGCGCATCGTCGTCGTCGGGCAGCACCTCGGTGACATAGGGGCCGAAACGCCCCGCCTTCACCACGATCGCCAGGTGCGTGGTGGGGTCGAGCCCGAGCTCACGCTCATCGCCGCCGGTGTGCGCCAGCAGCTCGCGGGCCGCCTCGACGGTCAGCTCGTCGGGAGCCATGTCCTCGGGCACATTGGCGCGGTGCTCCTCCTCGTCCTGCACATAGGTGCCGTAGCGGCCCACGCGCACGTCGATGCCGGAGTCGAGGTCGCCCAGGTGGAAGGTGGACAGCGCCCGGGCGTCGATGTCGCCCAGCGAGTTCGTGAGCTCGTGGAGGCCCTCGTGGGCGTCGGCATTGTTGTTGCCGAAGTAGAACGACTGCAACACCGCCAGCCGGTCGGCGTCGCCCTTGGCGATCTCGTCGAGGTGGTCCTCCAGCGCCGCGGTGAAGTCATAGTCGACCAGCTCGGAGAAATGCTCCTCGAGCAGCCGGGTGACGGCGAACGCCAGCCAAGTGGGCACCAGCGCCGAGCCGCGCTTGAACACATAGTCGCGGCTGGTGATGGTGCGGATGATCGACGCATAGGTCGACGGACGACCGATGTCGAGCTCCTCGAGCTTGGCCACCAGGCTCGGCTCGGTGAAGCGCGCCGGCGGCTTCGTCTCGTGGCCCTCGGGATTGATCGCGGCGGCATCGAGCTTCTGCTCGGCGGCCAGCTGCGGCAGCCTCGCCTGGGCCTGTTCGGGCTTGTCGCTCGACTCCACATAGGCCTTCAGGAAGCCCTGGAAGGTGATCGTGCGGCCCGAGGCGGTGAACTGTGCGGTGCGCACTGGCTGGGGCGTCACGCCCTCCAATGCGACCCGCTGGGTGGGCGTGGCCTCGATGCGCACGGTCATCTGCTGACCGGTGGCGTCGGCCATCTGCGACGCGACGGTGCGCTGCCAGACCAGCTCGTAGAGCTTGAACTGGTCGCCGCGCAGGCCCGTCTGGGCCGGCGTGCGGAAGTGCTCACCGGAGGGACGAATCGCCTCGTGGGCCTCCTGGGCGTTCTTCACCTTCGAGTTGTAGATGCGGGGACGCTCGGGCACGTAGTCGGCGCCGTAGAGCTGGGTGATCGCGTCCCGTGCGGCGGTGATCGCCTGGCCCGACAGCGTCACCGAGTCGGTACGCATATAGGTGATGTAGCCGTCCTCGTACAGCTCCTGGGCCACGCGCATGGTGCGATCGGTGGTGAAGCCGAGCTTGCGACCGGCCTCCTGCTGCAGCGTGGTGGTGCGGAAGGGCGCCGCGGGGCGACGCGTGTACGGCTTGGCCTCGACGGCGGTCACCACGAACGGCGCGGTGGCAAGGGCCGACGACAGGGCATCGGTGGCCGGCTTGTCGAGCACGGCGACGTCGGACTTGGCGTGGCCCAGCGAGTCGAAGCTGGAACCCTGCGCGATGCGCTGGCCGTCCAGGCTCACCAGGCGGGCGGGGAACTGGCGGGGCGTGGCGGAGGCGCCGGCGTCGAGGATCGCCTCGATGTCCCAGTAGGACGCGGCCCGGAAGGCCATCCGGTCACGCTCACGGTCGACGATCAGGCGGGTGGCAACCGACTGCACGCGTCCGGCCGACAGGCGGGGCATGACCTTCTTCCACAGCACCGGACTCACCTCGTAGCCGTAGAGGCGGTCGAGGATGCGGCGGGTCTCCTGTGCCTCCACGAGGTCCTCGTCGAGGGTGCGCGGATGCTTGACGGCCTCCTGGATGGCGGCCGGGGTGATCTCGTGGAAGACCATGCGCTTCACCGGGATCTTCGGCTTCAGCTCCTGCAGCAGGTGCCACGCGATGGCCTCGCCCTCGCGGTCACCGTCAGTGGCCAGGTAGAGCTCGTCGGCGTTCTTCAGCTCGGCCTTGAGCTGCTTGATCGTGGACTTCTTGTCGGCGCTCACCACGTAGATGGGTGCGAAGTCGTCGTCCACGTTGACGCCGGTGCGCGCCCAGCTCTGGCCCTTGTACTTGGCGGGCACCTCGGCGGCGCTGGTCGGCAGGTCGCGCACATGGCCACGGCTCGACTCCACGACATAGCCGGGGCCCAGGTAGCCGGCGATCTTCGTCGCCTTGGTGGGCGACTCGACGATGACGAGTCTGCGCGGAGTAGTTGCCACGGTGTTCCTTCAGGTTTGGTTCGTGCGTGTGGTGCGTGCCCCATGAGGCTGCGGGCACGAGGTCTTGGGTCTCGTGGGGCCTGGTCGTTGCGGTGTTGCTGACAAGCGGGTGCTGCCGGATCTGGGGTTGGCGGACCTGGCAACGGGCCGGACGCCCAAGATGCTAGCGCCTGACCCCGGCCGGGGTTGACGGGCACCTGCTCCCGGCACCTGCTCCCCCGTTCCCCACAGCGCCTGTGCGGTGCGGGGAGGCGCTGTCGGGTTCGTTACTGCACAACAGTGCCCTATATCTACAGTGCACGCCCGAACAAGGGACACCGGGGGTGTCTCATCGGTACCCGCTGTGTGCAGGGCGGTGTGGGGCCGACGGTGGGAGGGCGCCCCATGGCCCTCCGTCCCGGGGGCCGTCAGGCGATGAAGCCCTGCTCGATCGCCTCCCGCAGGCGGGGCAGGATGGCGGCCTCGAGTTCGTCGACCGGCTGGTCGAGCAACCCGGCCACCGCCCCGATCAGCACGCCGAGGGGAAGCTCGCCGTCGCAGGCGCCGATCACTCCACCCACCGCGGCGTCCACGGCCAGCGCCCGGCACAGCCCGGCGGTCTGGCGCAGCACCACATGGCTGGGATCGGCCGCCCCGGGACGCCCGGTGGCCTCCTGCACCACGGAGGGGTCCACGGTGAAGGTGCGTGCGAGCAGTTCGTCGTCGTCCAGCCCGGCCACGTCGCGTGCGGTCCAGCCGGCTGACAGGGCGGCGCCGACGGGCTGGGCGATCGTGTAGGGCCAGCTCTCCATGTGCACGCTGGGTTCGGCGGAGCCCGACTTGCGCACCATGATCCAGCCCAGGCCGACGCCCGTGATGCCCTGGGCGTCGAAGTAGTTGAGCCATTCGGCGTAGCGGTCGAGCCAGATCGGATCGCCCGACAGGCCGGCGTCGGTGAGCCACATCTCTATATAGGAATAGACGTCGAGGTGCTCGCGCTCCACCACCCACAGGTCGCATCCGGTGCCACGCACCCATTCGGCCAGCCGGTCCTCCCAGCTCGCCTCGCGCGTGTCGGCCCAGTTGGCCAGCACCTGCAGCAGGCCGCCGTCGGCCAGGTGGCTCGCGCCCTCGCGCACCACGTGCCGCACCAGGCCATCGCCGGCGAAGCCGCCCTCGCGGTAGACGAGGCGGTCGGCGGCGTCGGTGGGCGGGCTCATCACATAGGGCGGATTGGTGACGATCAGGTCGAAGCTGTCGTGGGCCACCGGCTCGTAGAAGCTGCCCGCGCGCACGTCGAGGTCGAGCCCGTTGAGGGCCAGCGTGAGGCGGGCCATGTCCAGGGCGCGGGGATTGATGTCGGTGAGGGTCACCGTGTCGGCGTGGCGGGCCAGGTGCAGGCTCTGCACCCCGCAACCGGCGCCGAGGTCGAGCGCCGAGCCCACCCGGTCGGGCACCGTGAGCTGGGCCAGCGAGGTGGACGCCGGGCTGACGCCGAGCACGTAGTTGGGACGGGTGCGGGTGACCATCGAGTCCATCCCGGGGATCGGGTCGGCCGCCACCCAGCCGCTCCATTCGCCGGCGGCGTCGGTGAACCCATAGGGACGCACGTCGATGTCGGCGTGGATGCCCTCGCGTCCGATCGCACCCAGCACGCCGGCCTCGATGAGCGCCGGCACGTCGAGGAAGGCCGCCAGTCGCGAGCGCGGCACGATCTGTTGCAGCGGGAAGAGCCGGATCAGGTCGGCCTGGGCGTCGGTGGCGTCGCCCAGCCGGTCGAGCGCGGGCATCGTCTGATTGCGCGTCAGGCCCTCCTGGCCGGCCTCGCCCAGACGTTCCAGCACCGCGTCCACGTTGTACTTCGCCCCGCGCAGGGCGTCAGTGAAGGCGTTGATGCTGTCGGGACGCAGGAAATCGTCGCTCACTGCGTGTTGGCGCATCGTCATGGCGCCCAGCCTACGGCTCACGGCGTGCCCGGGGGTACGCCCACTACCCCACGTGGACGCCCCGGGTGGCGTGCCTCCCGGGCATGCCACCAGAAGTGTCAGTGGGGCGCGGCACAATTGAGGGGAGCCGTGCTGGCGGGCGCCGTGCCCGCCCGGGCTGCGTCGCGGGAGAACGGCGCTGGACCAGAGCGCTGCTGCACAAGAGTGGTGCTGGACAATGCGTGGCCGCGGCCACCGGGGAGGACGAACGTGGCGATTCCGCAGTGGCTGGCGGGCGACCCGTGCGTGTTGCACGTGGACCATCGCGACGCCCTGCCCGGAACCACTGCCGAGTGGCCCGAGTGGCTGTCGGCGGACTGCGTCGCCACGATCCGCGCGGCCGGGGTGCCGCTGCCCTGGCGCCACCAGCGTGAGGCGGCCGAGTTGGCCCACGCCGGACGCCACGTGGCGCTGAGCACGCCCACCGCGTCGGGCAAGACGCTGGCCTATCTGCTGCCGCTCATGGCGGCGACCGCACCGGGTGCCGCCGCGGAGGGGTTCGAGTGGGCCGATGCGGCGCAGGGCGATCGGCGGGGTCCGTCGACCAACCGTGGGCTGGCCGCTGCACTGGTGGCCGACCACGGGCTGTCGGCGGATCGCCTCGATCCGGGACTGTCCGGTGGAGGCCTGGCCGGTGCTGGCCTGTCCGGTGAGGCGATGGTGGGATCGCGGGAACGGGCCACCACGGTCTCGCGGGCACGCTCGGCGCTGGGCCTCAAGCAGGGCGCCACGGCCCTGTACCTGGCGCCGACCAAGGCGCTGGCGCACGACCAGATGCGCGCGGCCCGCACCTTCGGCCCGAAGGGCTGGCAGGCGGGCTGCCTGGACGGCGACTCCGACGCGGCCGAGCGTCGCTTTGCCCGGGAACAGGCCGACCTGGTGCTGACCAATCCCGACATGGTGCACCATGCCCTGCTGCCCGGGCATGCCCGCTGGGCGCGGCTGCTGTCGGGCCTGCGCTATGTGGTGATCGACGAGGCCCACCGCTACCGCGGCGTCTTCGGGGCCCAGGTGGGTGGGGTGATCCGTCGGCTGCGACGGCTGTGCCATGCCTACGGCTCCGATCCGGTGTTCATTCTCGCGTCGGCCACGGCCAGCCATGCCGGGGAGTCCGGTGCGGCGCTGATCGGGGAGCCGGAGCCGATCGCGGAGGTCAACGACGACGCCTCGCCGCATCCGGCGCGCGACGTGGTGCTGTGGCGTCCCGAGTCGAGCGCCTACGACGACGCAGCGAAGATCCTGGCCGGACTGGTCGACCAGGGACGCCAGACGATCGCCTTCGTGGCCAGCCGCGCGCAGTGCGAGCTGATGGCGGTGCGCGCCAAGGAGAAGTCGCGCAGCGGGCGGGCGATTGCGTCCTACCGGTCGGGATACCTGGCGATGGACCGGCGCCAGATCGAGGCCGGACTGCAGTCGGGCCGGCTGTTCGGGGTGTCGGCCACCAATGCGCTGGAACTCGGCGTCGACGTGGCCGGCATGGACGCGGTGGTCATCTGTGGCTTCCCCGGCACCCTGGCGTCGTTGTGGCAACAGGCCGGACGGGCCGGGCGCGCCGACCGCGATGCGCTCGTGGTGGTGGTGCAGCGCGAGGACCCGCTGGACGCCTATCTATTCGCCCATCCCGAGTTGATCTTCTCGGCGCCGATCGAGCGCACCGTGTTGTTCCCCGACAATCCGCATGTGCTGGGGCCCCAGCTGGCCGCGGCAGCCCAGGAGGCCCCGCTGACGCCGGCCGATGCGCGCTGGTTCGGCCCGACGATGGCGGGATTGTGCGAGCAGTTGTGTGCGGCCGGGCTGCTGCGTCGGCGGGCCACCGGCTGGTACTGGCCGCGTCCCGAGCGGGCGGTGGACGCGATTGACCTGCGCGGCACCGGCGGCAAACCGCTGGACATCATCGAGGAGGATTCCGGGCGCGTGATCGGCCAGGTGGACATGGCCGCCGCCGACCACAGCGTCTACCCGGGGGCGGTCTACCTGCACCAGGGCGAGCAGTTCCTGGTGGACGCCTATCATCCCGAGCGCCGCGAAGCGTTGGTGAACCGGCGCCGGCCGGGCTATTTCACCCAGCCGCGCACGATCATCGAGGCGCGCATCCTGCACGAGGACGCCCACAAGCCGCTCGGCCGCACCACCGTGTGCACCGGCGACATCGACCTGACCACCCAGGTGACCGGCTACCTGCGGCGCGACGAGGTGACCACCCAGGTGTGGGACGAGAATCCGCTGGAGCTTCCGGTGCAGCGGATGGGCACCAAGGCGGTGTGGTGGACGGTGCCCGAGGACGTGGCCGCCGAGGTGGGGCTGTCGGCGATCAAGCTGGCGAATGCGGCCCACGCGATGGAGCACACGGCCATCGGGTTGCTGCCCGGCTTCGCGCCGTGCGACCGCTGGGACATCGGCGGGGTGTCGATGATGGTGCACCCCGACACCGAGCTGTGCACGATCATCGTGCACGACGGCCAGGCCGGCGGCTCGGGTTTCGCCCGGGCCGGCTACGAGTGTGCCGAGGCCTGGTTGGCGGCGACGCTGCAGCGGCTGCAGACCTGCTCGTGCCTCGCCGGCTGCCCGGCGTGCATCGTGTCGCCCAAGTGTGGCAACGGCAACCAGCACCTCGACAAGGACGCGGCGACGCGCCTGCTCGCCGCCCTGTTGGAGGGCCCGGCGCAGCGCTAGATGCCCACCCGGTACATCGCCGCATAGTGGAAGAAGCGGCCGATGAC
The window above is part of the Propionibacterium freudenreichii subsp. freudenreichii genome. Proteins encoded here:
- the topA gene encoding type I DNA topoisomerase, which translates into the protein MATTPRRLVIVESPTKATKIAGYLGPGYVVESSRGHVRDLPTSAAEVPAKYKGQSWARTGVNVDDDFAPIYVVSADKKSTIKQLKAELKNADELYLATDGDREGEAIAWHLLQELKPKIPVKRMVFHEITPAAIQEAVKHPRTLDEDLVEAQETRRILDRLYGYEVSPVLWKKVMPRLSAGRVQSVATRLIVDRERDRMAFRAASYWDIEAILDAGASATPRQFPARLVSLDGQRIAQGSSFDSLGHAKSDVAVLDKPATDALSSALATAPFVVTAVEAKPYTRRPAAPFRTTTLQQEAGRKLGFTTDRTMRVAQELYEDGYITYMRTDSVTLSGQAITAARDAITQLYGADYVPERPRIYNSKVKNAQEAHEAIRPSGEHFRTPAQTGLRGDQFKLYELVWQRTVASQMADATGQQMTVRIEATPTQRVALEGVTPQPVRTAQFTASGRTITFQGFLKAYVESSDKPEQAQARLPQLAAEQKLDAAAINPEGHETKPPARFTEPSLVAKLEELDIGRPSTYASIIRTITSRDYVFKRGSALVPTWLAFAVTRLLEEHFSELVDYDFTAALEDHLDEIAKGDADRLAVLQSFYFGNNNADAHEGLHELTNSLGDIDARALSTFHLGDLDSGIDVRVGRYGTYVQDEEEHRANVPEDMAPDELTVEAARELLAHTGGDERELGLDPTTHLAIVVKAGRFGPYVTEVLPDDDDAPAAKKSKVKPRTASLFRTMDPATVTLDDALKLLSLPRVVGGEGEEQVTAQNGRYGPYLKKGSDTRSLPSEESIFTTTMEQAAELFAQPKRRGRQAAAPLRELGEDPNSGKPVVVKDGRFGPYVTDGEYNATLRKADSVEAITLDRAAELLAEKRAKGPAPKKRTTRKATAKKAPAKKTAAAKKPAAKKPAAKKATSSASTAKPAAKKPAAKKSATTSTN
- the tmk gene encoding dTMP kinase, giving the protein MSTRRYPGWFVVFEGGDGVGKSTQVELLADALADAGVSHLVTREPGGTPLGDNIRELLLDPASGDVAPRAEALLYAADKAQHLHEVVVPALAAGKVVVCDRYLDSMLAYQGAGRVLELREVADIADWATRGLRPDLTVLLDLDPDEAVGMKEHKDRLEQAGVEFHRRVRQGFLDLANADPERYLVLPGRQGREWAAGRVRERLRGLGVQLIG
- a CDS encoding methyltransferase, whose amino-acid sequence is MTMRQHAVSDDFLRPDSINAFTDALRGAKYNVDAVLERLGEAGQEGLTRNQTMPALDRLGDATDAQADLIRLFPLQQIVPRSRLAAFLDVPALIEAGVLGAIGREGIHADIDVRPYGFTDAAGEWSGWVAADPIPGMDSMVTRTRPNYVLGVSPASTSLAQLTVPDRVGSALDLGAGCGVQSLHLARHADTVTLTDINPRALDMARLTLALNGLDLDVRAGSFYEPVAHDSFDLIVTNPPYVMSPPTDAADRLVYREGGFAGDGLVRHVVREGASHLADGGLLQVLANWADTREASWEDRLAEWVRGTGCDLWVVEREHLDVYSYIEMWLTDAGLSGDPIWLDRYAEWLNYFDAQGITGVGLGWIMVRKSGSAEPSVHMESWPYTIAQPVGAALSAGWTARDVAGLDDDELLARTFTVDPSVVQEATGRPGAADPSHVVLRQTAGLCRALAVDAAVGGVIGACDGELPLGVLIGAVAGLLDQPVDELEAAILPRLREAIEQGFIA
- a CDS encoding DEAD/DEAH box helicase, producing MAIPQWLAGDPCVLHVDHRDALPGTTAEWPEWLSADCVATIRAAGVPLPWRHQREAAELAHAGRHVALSTPTASGKTLAYLLPLMAATAPGAAAEGFEWADAAQGDRRGPSTNRGLAAALVADHGLSADRLDPGLSGGGLAGAGLSGEAMVGSRERATTVSRARSALGLKQGATALYLAPTKALAHDQMRAARTFGPKGWQAGCLDGDSDAAERRFAREQADLVLTNPDMVHHALLPGHARWARLLSGLRYVVIDEAHRYRGVFGAQVGGVIRRLRRLCHAYGSDPVFILASATASHAGESGAALIGEPEPIAEVNDDASPHPARDVVLWRPESSAYDDAAKILAGLVDQGRQTIAFVASRAQCELMAVRAKEKSRSGRAIASYRSGYLAMDRRQIEAGLQSGRLFGVSATNALELGVDVAGMDAVVICGFPGTLASLWQQAGRAGRADRDALVVVVQREDPLDAYLFAHPELIFSAPIERTVLFPDNPHVLGPQLAAAAQEAPLTPADARWFGPTMAGLCEQLCAAGLLRRRATGWYWPRPERAVDAIDLRGTGGKPLDIIEEDSGRVIGQVDMAAADHSVYPGAVYLHQGEQFLVDAYHPERREALVNRRRPGYFTQPRTIIEARILHEDAHKPLGRTTVCTGDIDLTTQVTGYLRRDEVTTQVWDENPLELPVQRMGTKAVWWTVPEDVAAEVGLSAIKLANAAHAMEHTAIGLLPGFAPCDRWDIGGVSMMVHPDTELCTIIVHDGQAGGSGFARAGYECAEAWLAATLQRLQTCSCLAGCPACIVSPKCGNGNQHLDKDAATRLLAALLEGPAQR